A window of Panicum virgatum strain AP13 chromosome 8K, P.virgatum_v5, whole genome shotgun sequence contains these coding sequences:
- the LOC120644243 gene encoding disease resistance protein PIK6-NP-like, with the protein MELATAALGSLLPKLGTLLSDEYKLQKGVRGEIRFLQTEMESMQAALERVSRLPAHQIDDLNKLWVRDLKELVYDIKDSVDTFKVRVHNDPEHAKPHSFRRFFDKTIGLLTKAKSRHHIADDIQDIKKRIDDVSKRKERYNFLDAGVQPNTVEIDPRMPSLYQDAAKLVGIDGPTQKVIDLLKGGEGVKKKRI; encoded by the coding sequence ATGGAGCTCGCAACGGCGGCTCTGGGAAGCCTCCTCCCCAAGCTTGGCACCCTTCTCAGCGATGAATACAAGCTGCAGAAGGGGGTCAGGGGGGAGATCAGGTTCCTTCAAACTGAAATGGAGAGCATGCAGGCTGCCCTCGAAAGGGTGTCCAGGCTCCCTGCTCATCAAATCGATGATCTTAATAAGCTCTGGGTGAGGGATTTGAAGGAGCTGGTCTATGATATTAAGGACAGTGTTGATACTTTCAAGGTCCGTGTCCATAATGATCCTGAACATGCCAAGCCGCATAGCTTCAGAAGATTTTTCGACAAGACCATTGGCTTGCTGACCAAGGCCAAGAGTCGGCATCATATCGCTGATGACATCCAAGACATCAAGAAACGCATCGATGATGTttccaaaaggaaagaaaggtACAACTTTTTGGATGCTGGAGTGCAGCCTAACACAGTCGAAATTGATCCACGCATGCCGTCTCTCTACCAAGATGCAGCAAAGCTCGTTGGCATCGATGGCCCTACACAGAAGGTTATCGACTTGCTAAAAGGAGGAGAAggtgtgaaaaaaaaaagaatctaa